A DNA window from Fusobacterium mortiferum ATCC 9817 contains the following coding sequences:
- a CDS encoding sensor histidine kinase, whose translation MKIRWKMFLLMWSMVMMIIGGFAITNTVYLEKFYLTNKKDKLIQMGRVITDPNYIVDFRNLEVQNNAEIIIKKCDQVDKYYQRKQLTEHEVDEIKESLKDEEPIFKTISFEDYRGKALILFMPYKPDRYIEIITPLSLIQEGLELSMNYHLQIIILSFIVGSSMAFIFSKAMVTPILEIKEITQKIAKLDFSRKFESDRTDEIGELGEAINKMGETLEKNIDEINKVNRKLIADIEKEKKLDKLRKEFVACVSHELKTPIAIIQGYAQGLVENVANEEDRNFYCDVIIEESYKMDSLVKELLLISQIEAGYFKMKMEKTDIYHLIKDLMDKYSTKINKIEYEGKENIVVLCDEKYIDRVLDNLISNAIKYKTGDSPIKIKLEENKNRCIVTVSNESKNLQKKDLDTIWNPFVRLDSAIGKEGHGLGLAIVAGVLENHKSKYGVYLSEGNIVNFWFELKKYNGEKNEEE comes from the coding sequence TCTCCTTATGTGGAGTATGGTAATGATGATAATAGGAGGATTTGCTATAACTAATACTGTTTATTTGGAAAAATTTTATTTAACAAATAAAAAAGACAAATTAATCCAAATGGGGAGAGTTATAACAGATCCTAACTATATAGTAGATTTTAGAAATCTTGAAGTACAAAATAATGCTGAGATTATTATAAAAAAGTGTGATCAAGTAGATAAATATTATCAAAGAAAGCAACTTACTGAACATGAAGTAGATGAGATAAAAGAGAGTTTAAAAGATGAAGAACCTATATTTAAGACAATTTCTTTTGAAGATTACAGAGGAAAAGCTTTAATATTATTCATGCCTTATAAACCAGATAGATATATTGAGATAATTACCCCTCTAAGTCTTATCCAAGAGGGATTAGAACTTTCAATGAACTATCATTTACAAATAATAATTTTATCATTTATAGTTGGATCATCAATGGCTTTTATTTTTTCAAAAGCTATGGTTACACCAATATTAGAGATAAAAGAAATTACACAAAAAATAGCTAAACTTGACTTTAGTAGGAAATTTGAGTCAGATAGAACAGATGAGATAGGAGAGTTAGGAGAAGCTATCAATAAGATGGGAGAAACTCTAGAAAAAAATATCGATGAGATAAATAAAGTTAATAGGAAATTAATAGCTGATATAGAAAAAGAGAAAAAATTAGATAAACTTAGAAAAGAATTTGTAGCTTGTGTAAGTCATGAATTAAAAACTCCTATAGCTATAATTCAAGGATATGCTCAAGGATTAGTGGAGAATGTTGCTAATGAAGAGGATAGAAATTTTTATTGTGATGTAATTATAGAAGAAAGTTATAAGATGGATAGTTTAGTAAAAGAGTTACTATTAATTTCTCAGATTGAAGCTGGATATTTTAAAATGAAGATGGAAAAAACAGATATCTACCATTTAATTAAAGATTTGATGGATAAATACTCTACAAAAATAAATAAAATAGAGTATGAAGGAAAAGAGAATATAGTTGTTTTATGTGATGAAAAATATATAGATAGGGTTTTAGATAACCTTATTTCAAATGCAATAAAATATAAAACAGGAGATTCTCCAATAAAAATAAAGTTAGAAGAGAATAAAAATAGATGTATAGTAACTGTAAGTAATGAAAGTAAAAATCTTCAGAAGAAAGATTTAGATACTATTTGGAATCCATTTGTAAGACTGGATAGTGCAATAGGAAAAGAGGGACATGGACTTGGACTTGCTATAGTAGCAGGAGTATTAGAAAATCATAAAAGTAAATATGGAGTATATCTTTCTGAAGGGAATATAGTAAATTTTTGGTTTGAGTTAAAAAAATATAATGGAGAAAAAAATGAAGAAGAATGA
- a CDS encoding N-glycosylase/DNA lyase — MKKNDYFYEIEKVYFEKKYDIEKRLKEFKEVWEKGSNKDIHVELSFCILTPQSKAVNAWKAITTLRDNGLLFNGTAEEMVEYLNIVRFKNNKAKYLVELREKMKNEKGEFITKDFFSSFKDLREAREWIVKNIKGMAFKEASHFLRNVGFGKEISILDRHILRNLVRLEVIDEIPKTITPKLYLEIEKKMKEYCDFVNISMDSLDLLLWYLEAGEIFK, encoded by the coding sequence ATGAAGAAGAATGATTATTTTTATGAGATAGAGAAGGTTTATTTTGAAAAAAAATATGATATAGAAAAAAGGTTAAAAGAATTTAAAGAAGTATGGGAAAAAGGAAGTAATAAAGATATTCATGTGGAGTTATCTTTTTGTATACTTACACCACAATCTAAAGCTGTCAATGCTTGGAAAGCTATTACAACATTAAGAGATAATGGTTTACTTTTTAATGGTACAGCAGAGGAAATGGTGGAATATCTTAATATTGTAAGATTTAAAAATAATAAGGCAAAATATCTAGTAGAACTTAGAGAGAAAATGAAAAATGAAAAGGGAGAATTTATAACTAAAGATTTCTTTTCAAGTTTTAAGGATTTAAGAGAAGCTAGAGAGTGGATAGTAAAAAATATAAAGGGAATGGCATTTAAAGAAGCTAGTCACTTTTTGAGAAATGTAGGATTTGGAAAAGAGATATCTATTTTAGATAGACATATTTTAAGAAATTTAGTGAGATTAGAGGTAATAGATGAGATACCTAAAACTATTACTCCAAAGCTTTATTTAGAGATAGAAAAAAAGATGAAAGAGTATTGTGATTTTGTCAATATATCTATGGATAGTTTAGATTTACTTTTGTGGTATTTGGAAGCTGGAGAAATTTTTAAATAA
- a CDS encoding gamma-glutamyl-gamma-aminobutyrate hydrolase family protein yields MRKPIIGITSAWENDPNLQNYFRNCVSIDYSKSVIEAGGIPIILPTLDNLEVIKEQIKILDGIIFSGGADINPTLYGEDFKNGIGVVSLERDRGEFLILEEFIKTGKPILGICRGHQLLNVFMGGTLFQDLKYSNREVLKHRQDFYPDMPVHKVKIVDKDNILAELYGDEISTNSFHHQAVNNLGKNLTPIAISSDGIIEAFQMKEHKFFYGIQWHPEMMTARGNTEMLKIFKKFIEKATAI; encoded by the coding sequence ATGAGAAAACCAATTATAGGAATAACTTCTGCTTGGGAAAATGACCCAAATCTTCAAAACTATTTTAGAAATTGTGTAAGTATTGATTATTCTAAATCTGTTATTGAAGCTGGAGGAATACCTATTATCCTTCCTACTTTAGATAATTTAGAGGTTATAAAAGAGCAGATAAAAATATTAGATGGTATCATTTTTTCTGGTGGTGCTGACATAAACCCTACTCTTTATGGAGAAGACTTTAAAAATGGAATAGGAGTTGTCTCTCTTGAAAGAGATAGAGGAGAGTTTCTTATTTTAGAAGAATTTATTAAAACAGGTAAACCTATTCTTGGAATTTGTCGTGGTCATCAACTTCTAAATGTTTTTATGGGAGGAACTCTTTTTCAAGATTTAAAATATTCTAATAGAGAAGTTTTAAAACATAGACAAGATTTTTATCCAGATATGCCTGTACATAAAGTAAAAATAGTAGATAAAGATAATATTCTAGCTGAGCTTTATGGAGATGAGATTTCTACTAACTCCTTCCATCATCAAGCTGTCAATAATTTAGGAAAAAATCTTACCCCTATTGCTATCTCTTCAGATGGAATTATTGAAGCCTTTCAGATGAAAGAGCATAAATTTTTCTATGGTATACAGTGGCATCCTGAAATGATGACAGCTCGTGGAAATACAGAGATGTTAAAAATATTTAAAAAATTTATAGAAAAAGCTACTGCAATTTAA
- a CDS encoding basic amino acid ABC transporter substrate-binding protein has product MKKLILFLLLILSTLSFSAKKLYVGTNAEFKPYEYLENGEIVGFDIDLMEAIGKKLGYEIVWHNMSFDGLLPALQMKKIDAVIAGMGQTPERQKAVTFSMPYLFIEGGHYVLVAENSPLTKKEELKGKQVGVQIGTVQEEFTINVGGIPKLYDSWTGALMDLKNGKVDAVIIADISAEEYLKNLDGIKKIDIIFDTKPGASVAFRKGNTEMAEKFNKALLELDAEGKYLEILKKYFPDKLDNYAAYKKANNL; this is encoded by the coding sequence ATGAAAAAACTAATTTTATTCTTACTATTAATACTATCTACACTATCTTTTTCAGCTAAAAAATTATATGTTGGAACTAATGCTGAATTTAAACCTTATGAATACTTAGAAAATGGGGAAATTGTTGGATTTGATATAGATTTAATGGAAGCAATAGGTAAAAAACTAGGTTATGAAATTGTTTGGCATAATATGTCTTTTGATGGATTACTTCCTGCTCTTCAAATGAAAAAAATCGATGCTGTTATTGCTGGTATGGGACAAACTCCTGAAAGACAAAAAGCTGTTACTTTCTCTATGCCTTATCTTTTTATAGAGGGTGGACACTATGTTCTTGTTGCTGAAAATAGTCCACTTACTAAAAAAGAAGAGTTGAAAGGGAAACAAGTAGGAGTACAAATTGGAACTGTTCAAGAGGAATTCACTATTAATGTTGGTGGCATTCCTAAACTTTATGATTCTTGGACTGGAGCTCTAATGGATTTGAAGAATGGAAAAGTTGATGCTGTTATCATTGCTGATATCTCTGCTGAAGAGTATTTAAAAAATCTAGATGGTATTAAAAAAATAGATATTATCTTTGATACAAAACCAGGTGCTTCAGTAGCTTTTAGAAAAGGAAATACTGAAATGGCTGAAAAATTTAATAAAGCTCTTCTTGAACTTGATGCTGAAGGAAAATATCTTGAAATACTAAAAAAATATTTCCCTGATAAACTAGATAACTATGCTGCTTATAAAAAAGCTAATAATCTATAA
- a CDS encoding basic amino acid ABC transporter substrate-binding protein, producing MKKVILFLMLILSSLSFAAKKLYVGTNAEFAPYEYLENGKMVGFDIELMDAIGEELGYEIVWSNMSFDGLLPALQMKKIDAVIAGMSQTPERQKAVTFSMPYLLFSSDEHYVIVNEESSYVKKEELNGKKIGVQIGTMQEEFAKDLGGLPQLYNSWTGALMDLQQNKIDAVIIADVSGEEYLKTMKGIKKIDVVEENFPGASIALRKGETELAEQINQAILKIDADGKYFEILQKYFPDKINKYYEYKNNK from the coding sequence ATGAAAAAAGTTATTTTATTTTTAATGTTAATTTTATCTTCACTATCATTTGCAGCTAAAAAATTATATGTTGGAACTAACGCTGAATTTGCTCCTTATGAATACCTAGAAAATGGAAAAATGGTAGGATTTGATATTGAACTTATGGATGCCATTGGAGAAGAGTTAGGATATGAAATAGTTTGGAGTAATATGTCTTTTGATGGATTACTTCCTGCTCTTCAAATGAAAAAAATCGATGCTGTTATTGCTGGTATGTCTCAAACTCCTGAAAGACAAAAAGCTGTTACTTTCTCTATGCCTTATCTACTTTTCTCATCAGATGAGCACTATGTAATAGTTAATGAAGAGAGTAGCTATGTAAAAAAAGAGGAATTAAATGGTAAAAAAATTGGAGTACAAATTGGAACTATGCAAGAAGAGTTTGCTAAAGATTTAGGTGGATTACCTCAACTTTATAACTCTTGGACTGGGGCTCTAATGGATTTACAACAAAATAAAATTGATGCTGTAATCATTGCTGATGTAAGTGGAGAAGAGTATTTAAAAACTATGAAAGGAATTAAAAAAATTGATGTAGTAGAGGAAAACTTCCCAGGTGCATCTATTGCCCTAAGAAAAGGTGAAACAGAATTAGCAGAACAAATTAATCAAGCTATTTTAAAAATTGATGCTGATGGAAAATATTTTGAGATTTTACAAAAATATTTCCCTGATAAAATTAATAAATATTACGAATATAAAAATAATAAATAG
- a CDS encoding M20 family metallopeptidase produces the protein MNQLKEKLSIIFDKYLEEFKEVNEYIYNNPELGHQEFKACEALTNLLKKHNFETSDNYAGISTAFIGKYKSGNGGAKIAILAEYDALPGIGHGCGHNIFGVTSVAAGILLKEIMGDVVGEVLVIGTPAEETCGAKVDMAKAGIFNDIDIAMAVHPTGEAHTRSGKSQAMEAIQFTFKGKTAHAAGSPHEGINALDGVLMLFNSINALRQQTLETARIHGIISNGGKAANIIPDLAVANFYVRAQTLSYLKELVERVKNCARGAALATGTTLEMENYETSFANLVTNKKLSETYEKNLILQGVTKIVDKEGFGSTDMGDVSHCCPTIHPSFPLTTNHLTGHSVEFACATVQPEAYKGMKEAAIAMALTAMDIFTNPQLLKEIKEEFKNSSK, from the coding sequence ATGAATCAATTAAAAGAAAAACTTTCAATAATCTTTGACAAATACTTAGAGGAGTTTAAAGAAGTAAATGAGTATATTTACAATAACCCTGAACTAGGTCATCAAGAATTTAAAGCTTGTGAAGCTTTAACTAATCTGTTAAAAAAACATAACTTTGAAACTAGTGATAACTATGCAGGAATATCTACTGCTTTTATCGGTAAATATAAATCTGGAAATGGTGGAGCTAAGATAGCTATCCTTGCTGAATATGATGCTTTACCTGGTATTGGACATGGTTGTGGACATAATATATTTGGTGTTACAAGTGTAGCAGCTGGTATACTTTTAAAAGAGATTATGGGAGATGTTGTGGGGGAAGTATTGGTAATTGGAACTCCTGCTGAGGAAACTTGTGGAGCTAAAGTAGATATGGCTAAAGCTGGAATATTTAATGATATAGATATAGCTATGGCTGTACATCCTACTGGAGAAGCTCATACTAGAAGTGGAAAGTCTCAAGCTATGGAAGCTATACAATTCACATTTAAAGGAAAAACAGCTCATGCTGCTGGTTCTCCACATGAGGGAATAAATGCTCTTGATGGAGTTCTTATGTTATTTAACTCTATCAATGCTTTAAGACAACAAACTTTAGAAACAGCTAGAATTCATGGAATTATAAGTAATGGTGGAAAGGCAGCTAATATTATTCCAGATTTAGCAGTTGCTAACTTCTATGTAAGAGCTCAAACACTTTCTTACCTTAAAGAATTAGTAGAAAGAGTAAAAAACTGTGCTAGAGGAGCTGCTCTTGCTACTGGAACTACTTTGGAAATGGAAAACTATGAAACAAGTTTTGCTAACCTTGTTACAAATAAGAAATTATCTGAAACTTATGAAAAAAATCTAATACTTCAAGGAGTTACAAAAATTGTTGATAAAGAGGGATTTGGTTCTACTGATATGGGAGATGTAAGTCATTGTTGTCCAACTATACATCCATCTTTCCCACTTACTACAAATCATTTAACTGGACACAGTGTAGAATTTGCTTGTGCTACTGTACAACCAGAAGCTTATAAGGGAATGAAAGAAGCTGCAATAGCAATGGCTCTTACAGCTATGGATATATTTACTAATCCTCAACTTTTAAAAGAGATAAAAGAAGAGTTTAAAAATAGTTCTAAATAA
- a CDS encoding phosphate signaling complex PhoU family protein — protein sequence MRNLDESIKGLREHYLELLKNLNRVLDINIEMLEKSSFDKTLYGECLIVEDTINNFEVKIKEDSIFTMARFQPAAGNLRLLIMLINSARLIERMGDILKANLKIIKAIEKDSPEMKKELKNIIYPIAIKTKNIYEGYINAFIKSDEKILFSLLTMDEEIDTLTKEDTETIIELMKKKPENIQSGTDLILLCKKLERFADHILHLVFDLIYILKGENMRKIELLEERKI from the coding sequence ATGAGAAACTTAGATGAAAGTATTAAAGGATTGAGAGAACATTACTTAGAACTATTAAAAAATCTAAATAGAGTTTTAGATATCAATATTGAGATGCTAGAAAAATCATCATTTGATAAAACTCTTTATGGAGAATGTTTAATAGTTGAAGATACAATCAATAATTTTGAAGTAAAAATAAAAGAGGATTCTATCTTTACAATGGCAAGATTCCAACCAGCAGCTGGAAACCTAAGATTACTTATTATGTTGATTAATAGTGCTAGACTTATAGAAAGAATGGGAGATATTTTAAAAGCTAATTTAAAAATTATAAAAGCTATTGAAAAGGATTCTCCTGAAATGAAAAAAGAGTTAAAAAACATTATCTACCCAATAGCTATTAAAACAAAAAATATCTATGAAGGATATATCAATGCTTTTATAAAAAGTGATGAAAAAATTCTTTTCTCTCTTTTAACTATGGACGAAGAGATAGATACTTTAACTAAAGAAGATACTGAAACTATTATTGAGCTTATGAAGAAAAAACCTGAAAATATTCAAAGTGGAACTGATTTAATTCTACTTTGTAAAAAACTTGAAAGATTTGCTGATCATATTCTTCACCTAGTATTTGATTTAATATATATTTTAAAAGGTGAAAATATGAGAAAGATTGAATTACTTGAAGAGAGAAAAATTTAA
- the pstB gene encoding phosphate ABC transporter ATP-binding protein PstB gives MNSNDTRILVKDFNFYYGDFKALKDINMEIKKNKVTALIGPSGCGKSTFLRSINRMNDLIPNVKYEGNIIFDGKNIFDKEYDIVELRKKIGMVFQKPNPFPKSIYENLVYAPKLHGEKDKDKLDEIVETSLKSVALWDEVKDKLHKSSLGLSGGQQQRLCIARAISIRPEILLMDEPTSALDPISTSKIEELIRQLEKEYSIIIVTHNMQQASRISEYTGFFYQGVLEEFDKTELIFTTPHKKKTEDYITGKFG, from the coding sequence ATGAATTCTAATGATACAAGAATTTTAGTAAAAGATTTTAACTTTTATTATGGTGACTTTAAAGCATTAAAAGACATCAATATGGAAATCAAAAAAAATAAAGTTACTGCCCTAATTGGACCTTCTGGTTGTGGAAAATCTACATTTTTAAGGTCAATAAATAGAATGAATGACTTAATTCCTAATGTTAAGTATGAAGGAAATATTATTTTTGATGGAAAAAATATCTTTGATAAAGAATATGATATTGTTGAACTTAGAAAAAAAATAGGAATGGTTTTCCAAAAACCAAATCCATTCCCTAAGAGCATCTATGAAAATCTTGTTTACGCTCCTAAGTTACATGGAGAAAAAGATAAAGATAAACTAGATGAAATTGTAGAAACTTCTTTAAAATCAGTTGCTCTTTGGGACGAAGTTAAAGATAAACTTCACAAATCTTCATTAGGACTTTCTGGAGGACAACAACAAAGATTATGTATAGCTAGAGCTATCTCTATAAGACCTGAAATATTACTAATGGACGAGCCTACATCAGCTCTAGACCCTATCTCTACATCAAAAATTGAGGAACTTATTAGACAACTTGAAAAAGAATACAGTATCATAATTGTTACTCATAATATGCAACAAGCTTCTAGAATATCTGAATATACTGGCTTTTTCTATCAAGGAGTATTAGAAGAGTTTGATAAAACAGAACTGATATTTACAACACCACACAAGAAAAAAACAGAAGACTATATAACAGGAAAATTTGGATAG
- the pstA gene encoding phosphate ABC transporter permease PstA, protein MLIIKKSKANFLEILIKIMTLVAVIPVFLIIGYIIYTGIPAISWEFLSEMPTDGMRAGGIFPAIVGTLWLTLGTIIVAVPFGIFTGVYLVEYAKDNFLTRIINLTIINLAGIPSIIYGLFGMALFVIFLGFDVSILSGSLTLGIMCLPVIITATRESLLAIPNHLREASLALGATKWETITKVILPAAMPGILTGVILSISRAAGETAPIMFTAVAFYLPFLPISYWDQVMALPYHLYVISTQVPNMPPSFINGTLFILVVITLSFNLFGAFIRQRFNSKNK, encoded by the coding sequence ATGTTAATTATAAAAAAATCAAAAGCTAATTTTTTAGAAATATTGATAAAAATAATGACTTTAGTTGCTGTAATTCCTGTATTTTTAATAATTGGTTATATAATATATACTGGTATTCCTGCAATATCTTGGGAATTTCTAAGTGAGATGCCTACTGATGGAATGAGAGCTGGAGGAATATTTCCAGCAATAGTTGGAACTCTTTGGTTAACACTTGGAACAATCATTGTAGCTGTTCCATTTGGTATTTTCACTGGTGTTTATTTAGTAGAATATGCTAAAGATAATTTTCTAACTAGAATCATTAATTTAACAATCATAAACCTTGCTGGTATTCCAAGTATAATTTATGGATTATTTGGTATGGCACTATTTGTTATCTTCTTAGGGTTTGATGTTTCTATACTTTCTGGTTCATTAACTTTGGGAATAATGTGTTTACCAGTTATTATTACAGCTACTAGAGAATCTCTACTTGCAATACCTAATCATTTAAGAGAAGCTTCTCTTGCTCTTGGAGCTACAAAATGGGAAACAATAACTAAGGTAATTTTACCAGCAGCTATGCCAGGAATTTTAACTGGAGTTATCTTAAGTATATCTAGAGCAGCTGGAGAAACAGCTCCAATAATGTTTACAGCAGTTGCTTTCTATCTACCATTCTTGCCAATTTCATATTGGGATCAAGTAATGGCATTACCATACCATCTATATGTTATATCTACACAAGTTCCTAATATGCCACCATCTTTTATCAATGGAACACTATTTATACTTGTAGTTATAACACTTAGCTTCAACTTATTTGGTGCTTTTATTAGACAAAGATTTAATTCAAAAAATAAATAA
- the pstC gene encoding phosphate ABC transporter permease subunit PstC, with protein MQYLRKIKDNGMKHILFGIGISNIVIIFLIFLFIVVNGLKFFSSYSVTDFFFGKKWISLSELYGLLPLLVGSFWVTIVALVIAVPVGILTAIYIAEYATPKVRTFLKIIIETMSAIPSVVLGVIGLYVLSGPIKNLFNLSSGLTALTGGIMLAFMALPTIVSIADDSLEALDKSYKEASLALGANQVETIFNVLLPAAFPGIFAGIMLGFGRIIGETLTVLMITGNSPILATTPLSAVRTLTATIAAEMGEVVQGSTHYYALFAIGIVLFIISFITNCIADKFIRKAREL; from the coding sequence ATGCAATATCTTAGAAAAATTAAAGATAACGGAATGAAACATATTCTATTTGGAATAGGGATTTCAAATATAGTTATAATCTTTCTAATCTTTTTATTTATAGTTGTGAATGGATTAAAGTTTTTTAGTTCATACTCTGTTACTGATTTCTTTTTTGGGAAAAAGTGGATTTCTCTTTCAGAATTATATGGACTTTTACCTCTTTTAGTTGGTTCATTTTGGGTAACAATAGTAGCTTTAGTTATTGCTGTGCCAGTTGGAATTTTAACAGCTATCTATATAGCAGAATATGCTACTCCTAAAGTAAGGACATTTTTAAAAATTATTATTGAAACAATGTCAGCTATACCATCAGTTGTTTTAGGAGTTATTGGATTATATGTATTATCTGGTCCTATAAAAAATTTATTTAATCTTTCAAGTGGATTAACAGCTTTAACTGGTGGAATAATGCTTGCTTTTATGGCTCTCCCTACAATAGTAAGTATAGCCGATGACTCATTAGAAGCTCTTGATAAATCTTATAAAGAAGCTTCTCTTGCTCTTGGAGCTAACCAAGTAGAAACTATTTTTAATGTTCTTCTTCCTGCAGCTTTTCCAGGAATATTTGCTGGTATTATGTTAGGATTTGGAAGAATAATTGGAGAAACACTTACTGTTCTTATGATAACTGGTAACTCTCCAATCTTAGCTACTACTCCACTTTCTGCTGTAAGAACTCTTACAGCTACGATAGCAGCTGAGATGGGAGAAGTAGTTCAAGGAAGTACTCACTACTATGCACTATTTGCAATAGGAATTGTACTTTTTATAATAAGTTTTATAACTAACTGTATAGCTGATAAATTTATAAGAAAAGCAAGAGAGTTATAA
- a CDS encoding phosphate ABC transporter substrate-binding protein, translating into MNIFKKGLLGMLVVAGLLVSANTAEARSKVIQAKGSDTILNVSQSIAENYMKENRKARIAVTGGGSGVGISALINGTTDIAMASRSIKSKEIEQAKAKGLEVKEVVLGFDGITIIANHANTVKDIDDITLGKVFRGEITNWKELGGDDAPIVVLSRDSSSGTHEFFKEHIIRENNTKKDLEYGPKTLYMPSNEAIKQEVKSNKYAIGYIGMGYMDNSVEAIKVDGIEASVENVASKKYPIAREVYWYVDNNASEDVSNLVDYALSSKGQELVKEEGFVPVK; encoded by the coding sequence ATGAATATTTTCAAAAAAGGTTTATTAGGAATGTTAGTTGTGGCAGGATTATTAGTAAGTGCTAATACAGCAGAAGCTAGATCAAAAGTTATTCAAGCTAAAGGGTCAGATACTATATTAAATGTATCGCAATCAATAGCAGAAAATTATATGAAGGAAAATAGAAAAGCAAGAATAGCAGTAACTGGTGGAGGTTCAGGAGTAGGAATTTCAGCTCTTATTAATGGAACAACAGATATAGCTATGGCTTCAAGAAGTATTAAATCAAAAGAGATAGAACAAGCTAAAGCAAAAGGATTAGAAGTAAAAGAAGTAGTATTAGGTTTTGATGGAATAACAATAATAGCAAACCATGCAAATACTGTAAAAGATATTGATGATATAACTCTAGGAAAAGTGTTTAGAGGAGAGATAACTAACTGGAAAGAGTTAGGAGGAGACGATGCTCCAATCGTTGTACTATCAAGAGATTCATCTTCAGGAACTCATGAATTCTTTAAAGAACATATAATAAGAGAAAATAATACTAAAAAAGATTTAGAATATGGACCAAAAACTTTATATATGCCTTCCAATGAAGCTATAAAGCAAGAAGTTAAATCAAATAAATATGCAATTGGATATATTGGAATGGGATATATGGATAACTCAGTAGAAGCTATAAAAGTAGATGGAATAGAGGCAAGTGTAGAGAACGTAGCAAGTAAAAAATATCCAATAGCTAGAGAGGTATATTGGTATGTAGATAATAATGCTTCAGAAGATGTAAGCAATCTTGTAGATTATGCACTTTCTTCAAAAGGACAAGAATTAGTTAAAGAAGAAGGGTTTGTTCCTGTAAAATAA
- a CDS encoding response regulator transcription factor produces MRILVVEDDKEIQELITYFLSKEGYEVDQADDGLEGLRLLKEKQHNLVVLDLMLPNLDGKNFTKIVKGISSEYGDPAIIMLTAKTEIEDVLEGLEIGADDYMKKPFDPRELVLRVKRFFKEEKREEEVKRKYEFLDLVIEDDKHRVLYKGEEIDFSKKEYDLLLLLVLNKNLVITREKILDKIWKSNYYTGDRTVDVYISKLRDKLPEISEHIKTIKGVGYKLEEKR; encoded by the coding sequence ATGAGAATATTAGTAGTTGAAGATGATAAAGAGATACAGGAGCTAATAACATATTTTCTTTCTAAAGAAGGATACGAAGTAGACCAAGCAGATGATGGATTAGAGGGACTTAGACTTTTGAAAGAAAAACAACATAATTTAGTAGTATTAGATTTAATGTTGCCTAATTTAGATGGGAAAAATTTTACGAAAATAGTAAAAGGTATATCTTCAGAATATGGAGATCCAGCTATTATTATGTTAACTGCTAAAACAGAGATAGAAGATGTATTAGAGGGATTAGAAATAGGTGCTGATGATTATATGAAAAAACCTTTTGATCCAAGAGAATTAGTTTTAAGAGTTAAAAGATTTTTTAAAGAGGAAAAAAGAGAAGAAGAAGTAAAAAGAAAGTATGAATTTCTAGATTTAGTGATAGAAGATGATAAACATAGAGTTCTTTATAAAGGAGAAGAGATAGATTTTTCCAAAAAAGAGTATGATTTATTACTTTTATTGGTTTTAAATAAAAATTTAGTTATAACAAGAGAAAAAATATTAGATAAAATTTGGAAAAGTAATTACTATACTGGAGATAGAACAGTGGATGTATATATATCAAAATTGAGGGATAAGCTTCCTGAAATAAGCGAACATATAAAAACAATAAAAGGAGTGGGATACAAATTAGAAGAAAAGAGATAG